A stretch of Plodia interpunctella isolate USDA-ARS_2022_Savannah chromosome 15, ilPloInte3.2, whole genome shotgun sequence DNA encodes these proteins:
- the LOC128676045 gene encoding uncharacterized protein LOC128676045, protein MLFRIIFLNILATIAAHRQRRYLVYPDGGPARTQFIIGLGVPVDLKEASVTVGTVIKFQYDLPTNSSEYTSRIYGFANTVSRDMNGNEDTDDEKNNETNESKIIDTNNILEDDLDDENNTLVDITFSDRRKRSLLYTEGGAVYDNGIEGKELSLEEAIKRQETIDQNNLVEEEPQRMNRWDFYKILEHMAERYGYTGRPCLLRTICEAAEVPFTHENGLLAEIGHILFTPSTTKDTLSHHTDNEYHAAERLGREAGGSCESLFPECEGSILETFTGIGVDTLHKFGLFD, encoded by the exons atgttattcagaataattttcttgaatattCTCGCAACGATTGCCGCTCATAGACAGAGGAGGTATCTAGTGTACCCAGACGGTGGGCCTGCCCGAACCCAG TTCATTATTGGTCTCGGTGTTCCTGTGGATTTGAAAGAAGCTTCTGTTACCGTCGGCACCGTAATCAAATTTCAATACGACTTGCCTACAAACAGTTCAGAATACACAAGCCGAATTTATGGATTTGCCAACACCGTTTCAAGAGATATGAATGGAAATGAAGATACagatgatgaaaaaaataatgaaactaatgaatctaaaataattgatacgaataatattttagaagaTGATTTAgatgatgaaaataatacactgGTAGATATAACATTTAGTGATAGAAGAAAAAGGTCTCTGTTATATACTGAAGGTGGTGCGGTGTACGATAATGGGATAGAAGGCAAAGAATTAAGTCTAGAAGAAGCTATAAAGCGCCAAGAAACTATTgatcaaaataatttggtaGAAGAAGAACCTCAAAGAATGAATAGATGGGACTTTTATAAAATCCTTGAACATATGGCGGAGAG ATACGGTTATACAGGGCGGCCATGCCTGCTGCGAACAATTTGTGAGGCAGCTGAGGTGCCTTTCACCCACGAAAATGGCTTGCTCGCCGAAATTGGACATATATTATTCAC CCCCTCGACGACTAAGGATACGCTCTCCCACCACACGGACAACGAGTACCATGCAGCAGAGAGATTAGGCAGAGAGGCCGGGGGGAGCTGCGAGTCTCTGTTCCCGGAGTGCGAGGGGTCCATACTGGAGACTTTCACGGGAATTGGGGTGGACACGCTGCACAAATTCGGACTTTTTGATTAA